In Armatimonadota bacterium, a single genomic region encodes these proteins:
- a CDS encoding site-specific DNA-methyltransferase, with protein MKSLPSDSVDLVMTSPPYALHFKKEYGNADQSEYVAWLLPFAKEIKRIIKPTGSFVLNLGGAWTPGAPVRSLYHYRVLLALCDDLGFDLAQEFFWYNPAKMPAPAEWVNVRRIRVKDSVEYIFWLVKEPFAKADNRQVLQEYSADMKRLIGRGLKPTVRPSGHVINGSFASDQGGSIPSNLIQAGNNESNSDYIRDSKSLGRKIHPARYPADLPRFFIKYLTSEGDLVLDPFAGSNTTGHVAEQLSRQWKSIELSPEYAKDSWLRFGTHSEIDLEAVPQPQLSYDL; from the coding sequence ATGAAGTCACTGCCTTCGGACTCTGTCGATCTAGTCATGACGAGCCCTCCGTATGCCTTACATTTCAAAAAGGAGTACGGTAACGCCGACCAATCTGAGTACGTCGCGTGGCTACTCCCGTTTGCCAAGGAAATCAAGAGGATAATCAAGCCGACCGGTTCGTTTGTGCTCAATCTGGGAGGCGCGTGGACACCTGGGGCTCCAGTCCGCAGTTTGTACCACTACCGAGTTCTACTCGCCTTGTGCGATGATCTAGGGTTTGATTTGGCGCAAGAATTCTTTTGGTATAACCCTGCCAAAATGCCGGCACCTGCGGAATGGGTTAACGTCCGCAGGATACGAGTGAAGGATAGTGTCGAGTACATTTTTTGGCTGGTCAAAGAACCCTTCGCCAAGGCCGATAACCGACAAGTTTTGCAGGAATACAGTGCTGACATGAAGCGGTTGATAGGCCGAGGGCTCAAACCAACGGTGCGTCCTAGTGGCCACGTGATAAATGGAAGCTTTGCCTCTGACCAAGGTGGTTCGATTCCATCAAATCTCATCCAAGCAGGAAACAACGAGTCAAACAGTGACTATATTCGAGACAGTAAGTCACTTGGAAGGAAAATACACCCAGCTCGGTACCCTGCTGATCTGCCACGGTTCTTTATCAAGTATTTGACAAGCGAGGGTGATCTGGTTCTGGATCCTTTTGCAGGTAGCAACACCACCGGGCATGTAGCAGAACAGTTGAGCCGTCAATGGAAGTCGATTGAACTCTCACCTGAGTATGCGAAAGACAGCTGGCTCAGGTTCGGCACACATTCGGAGATTGATTTGGAGGCAGTCCCACAGCCTCAACTATCTTACGACCTGTGA
- a CDS encoding Fic family protein — MYIHELPQWPKYRFDANALISSLERVNSERGKLYGILGAIGFDSMQSQDAEALAEQLIKTSAIEGEKLDLEAVRSSVAKRLGMARAGLATHDYYIEGLVEMALDATQNYNQPLTPERIFNWHAALFPAARNAYGPVKVGNWRDDTEGPMVVASQKRGRELIHFQAPAAHRLPKEMDRFLTWLENKNEPSLTLKAGIAHIWFETLHPMDDGNGRVGRNIMDLLLARADQKPNRAYSLASQIHANREAYYTLLERTQKGDLEYTEWLAWYLDMLQRSLTDASAQVTQAIARTQFWHSIKDIPLNERQRKAISRMLMGWEGRMTNKKYAALTTCSDATATRDLGDLVSKIILRLDGARGRSTGYELVTQES, encoded by the coding sequence ATGTACATCCATGAGCTTCCCCAATGGCCGAAGTATCGCTTCGACGCCAATGCCCTGATCTCCAGTCTCGAAAGAGTTAATTCGGAGCGCGGAAAGCTATACGGAATCCTCGGCGCCATCGGATTTGACAGCATGCAAAGCCAAGACGCCGAGGCCCTCGCCGAACAGCTCATCAAAACGAGCGCCATAGAAGGCGAAAAGCTCGACCTGGAAGCAGTGAGAAGCTCTGTCGCAAAGCGGCTCGGCATGGCGCGCGCAGGCCTCGCCACCCACGATTACTACATCGAAGGGCTGGTCGAAATGGCACTGGACGCCACCCAAAACTACAATCAACCACTCACGCCAGAGCGCATCTTCAACTGGCACGCCGCCCTTTTCCCCGCCGCACGAAACGCCTACGGGCCGGTAAAGGTGGGCAACTGGCGAGACGACACCGAGGGTCCGATGGTCGTTGCATCCCAAAAACGGGGAAGGGAACTTATCCACTTCCAAGCCCCGGCCGCCCACCGATTGCCAAAAGAAATGGATCGGTTCCTCACCTGGCTAGAAAACAAGAACGAGCCAAGCCTCACCCTCAAAGCCGGAATCGCCCACATCTGGTTCGAAACCCTCCACCCCATGGACGACGGTAACGGACGTGTGGGGCGGAACATCATGGATCTGCTCCTCGCCCGAGCCGACCAGAAACCCAACCGCGCCTACAGCCTCGCCAGCCAAATCCACGCCAACCGCGAGGCCTACTACACCCTGCTCGAACGCACCCAGAAAGGCGACCTCGAGTACACCGAGTGGCTTGCCTGGTACCTCGACATGCTCCAAAGGTCCCTTACCGACGCCTCCGCCCAAGTCACCCAAGCCATCGCCCGAACCCAATTCTGGCATTCCATCAAAGACATCCCCCTCAACGAACGCCAACGCAAAGCAATCTCCCGAATGCTCATGGGCTGGGAGGGCCGAATGACCAACAAAAAATACGCCGCCCTAACCACCTGTTCCGACGCTACCGCTACCCGCGACCTTGGAGACCTAGTAAGCAAAATCATCCTGCGACTCGATGGAGCCAGAGGACGAAGCACCGGCTATGAACTGGTAACCCAGGAATCGTAG